The following coding sequences are from one Leptolyngbya sp. NIES-3755 window:
- a CDS encoding unknown protein (similar to AA sequence:cyanobase_aa:all2778) has product MPNSPKLDREKADRYRDYRRKWRSIAQDRQPIDQARAKDAIVQFYAAFGLKQPTIEFYPGVSSAYRAEVRKLAEKNRTPTLLHALKGWLWFLGIFLIAWMSQAAILIYRSISPSLKEWLRQYGLDQLYTALEQTSIEGEDGIRTPLLAVIVFWIILLSVVGIHYFIHSHRSQPSVQQAPIKDRKLRFLESSSAQLIQHLKTQLIEPISQQLSLEVQTAVYRSLVAHSVYEAGFIRDWCDRFWRNQFCSHGKVPFFEELVQYEDLCPVASYLDFCISELGCTANVQQWEALQEVLQTCGWIIAIKDRCIVCDRPLQFNFDQDYRFHAEGKPAIQYADGFKFYAYHGVGLPEHYGICTPREWKAQWLTTERNAEVRRVLIQEIGYDRICQELQSTVIDSWREYSLVQCATAFGYEPFVFLKMTCPSTQYVHVIPVPPTMESARAAIRWVNWGIDPEEFETES; this is encoded by the coding sequence ATGCCAAATTCACCCAAGTTGGATCGGGAAAAAGCCGATCGATATCGTGACTATCGACGGAAATGGAGATCGATCGCTCAAGACAGACAACCGATTGATCAAGCCAGAGCGAAAGACGCGATCGTGCAATTCTATGCTGCATTTGGGTTAAAGCAACCCACGATCGAGTTTTATCCTGGCGTTTCATCAGCCTATCGAGCAGAAGTGAGAAAACTGGCTGAGAAAAATCGAACCCCAACGCTTTTACACGCATTGAAAGGATGGTTGTGGTTTCTAGGAATTTTCTTAATTGCCTGGATGAGTCAAGCTGCGATCCTGATTTATCGTTCGATTTCGCCTTCTCTCAAAGAGTGGCTGCGTCAGTATGGCTTGGATCAACTTTATACTGCATTAGAGCAAACCTCGATCGAGGGTGAAGATGGAATTCGGACTCCTCTATTGGCAGTCATCGTCTTCTGGATCATTCTACTTAGTGTGGTCGGAATCCATTATTTTATTCACTCACATCGCTCTCAACCTTCAGTTCAGCAAGCTCCGATTAAAGATAGAAAATTGCGTTTTTTGGAATCGAGTTCAGCGCAATTGATTCAACATCTCAAAACTCAACTCATTGAGCCGATCAGTCAACAACTCAGTCTCGAAGTACAAACGGCGGTTTATCGATCGCTGGTTGCTCACTCTGTTTATGAAGCGGGTTTTATTCGGGATTGGTGCGATCGCTTTTGGCGAAATCAGTTTTGTTCTCACGGAAAAGTGCCATTCTTTGAGGAATTAGTCCAATACGAAGATCTTTGTCCGGTTGCCAGCTATCTCGATTTTTGTATTTCAGAACTAGGCTGTACAGCAAACGTACAACAGTGGGAGGCGCTTCAAGAGGTGCTTCAAACTTGTGGTTGGATCATTGCGATCAAAGATCGATGTATCGTGTGCGATCGACCGTTACAGTTCAATTTTGATCAGGACTATCGATTTCATGCAGAAGGAAAACCCGCGATCCAGTATGCGGATGGGTTTAAATTCTATGCTTATCACGGAGTTGGATTGCCCGAACACTATGGAATTTGCACACCGCGTGAATGGAAAGCGCAATGGTTGACGACAGAACGAAATGCGGAAGTGCGACGAGTGTTAATTCAGGAAATTGGATACGATCGAATTTGTCAGGAACTTCAATCGACCGTGATTGATAGCTGGCGAGAATATTCGTTAGTTCAATGTGCAACCGCATTCGGGTATGAGCCATTTGTTTTTCTTAAGATGACTTGTCCGAGTACTCAGTATGTTCATGTGATTCCAGTTCCGCCTACGATGGAATCAGCAAGAGCAGCAATCCGCTGGGTGAATTGGGGCATTGATCCCGAAGAATTTGAAACCGAAAGCTAA
- a CDS encoding hypothetical protein (conserved hypothetical protein;~similar to AA sequence:cyanobase_aa:AM1_4529) yields the protein MNAKPMRQGDVLIKPGMIPAQAKRLSHLVLAEGEVTGHRHQIIDGIAELYEKDHVLYLQVLSEIATLSHEEHHPIQLPQGTWEVRIQRQYVQSGTLTDPKWEIVSD from the coding sequence ATGAACGCCAAACCGATGCGCCAAGGTGATGTTCTGATTAAACCTGGAATGATTCCTGCTCAAGCGAAACGACTGTCTCATCTCGTGCTTGCAGAAGGAGAAGTCACCGGACACCGACATCAAATTATTGATGGAATTGCAGAGCTGTACGAGAAAGATCATGTACTGTACCTCCAAGTGTTGTCAGAAATTGCAACCTTGAGCCACGAAGAACACCATCCCATTCAACTTCCTCAAGGAACCTGGGAAGTAAGGATACAGCGGCAATATGTTCAATCTGGAACCCTAACAGACCCGAAATGGGAAATCGTCTCTGACTAA
- a CDS encoding glutamate-5-semialdehyde dehydrogenase (similar to AA sequence:cyanobase_aa:LBDG_39930) yields the protein MTTEMGTFDPISALRSAQKTSLMLASTSGVDRSRVVQAMAQALCRRQNDILEANTIDLEISREMAISELLLEWLKLTPERIQNAVQILNRLSELPDPIGRVMPANFQTDRAQTYSQLMPLGVIALIYEAFPELSAIAAGLCIKSANCLILKGGTEASHSNIAIAETLQQALEDEGFPIESVQLLPAEDAPIRDLIIQDRYLNLVIPYGRPSLVQQVVRQATAPVLRSAMGNCYLYWSPSGSVEMARSMIVESHSTEPDPVNAIEKVLIHRQQNPSSLIMLWDSLREKGFQVRGDLTLASEYPGLRPVEDTEWGQAYLDRIVSFRIVDGLTSAIDWINHYSSGHADCLVSESYPECRQFAIEVNSASTYINASPRFYRNPKRGDAIFLGMSNQKGHRRGLIGLDTLTTVKHIVQGNG from the coding sequence ATGACGACGGAAATGGGGACATTTGACCCGATTTCAGCCTTGCGATCGGCTCAGAAAACTTCGCTGATGTTGGCATCAACGAGCGGGGTGGATCGGAGTCGAGTCGTTCAGGCGATGGCACAGGCGTTGTGTCGTCGTCAGAATGACATTTTGGAAGCGAATACGATCGATCTGGAAATTAGCCGGGAGATGGCGATTTCCGAATTGCTGCTGGAATGGCTGAAGTTGACCCCAGAACGAATTCAAAACGCAGTTCAGATTCTGAATCGATTGAGCGAACTGCCAGATCCGATCGGGCGCGTGATGCCTGCGAATTTTCAAACCGATCGCGCTCAAACGTATTCTCAACTGATGCCGTTGGGCGTGATTGCGCTGATTTATGAGGCATTTCCAGAATTAAGCGCGATCGCGGCTGGACTCTGTATCAAATCAGCCAATTGTTTGATTCTCAAAGGGGGCACAGAGGCAAGCCACTCGAATATTGCGATCGCAGAAACGTTACAACAGGCGCTAGAGGACGAAGGATTCCCGATCGAGAGTGTTCAATTGCTCCCGGCGGAAGATGCCCCGATTCGAGATTTGATTATTCAAGATCGATATTTAAATTTAGTAATTCCTTACGGACGACCGAGTTTGGTTCAGCAAGTTGTCAGGCAAGCGACCGCGCCCGTATTGCGATCGGCAATGGGAAATTGCTATCTCTATTGGTCGCCATCGGGAAGCGTGGAAATGGCACGATCGATGATTGTGGAGAGTCATTCGACTGAACCTGATCCGGTGAATGCGATCGAGAAAGTTCTAATTCATCGACAGCAAAATCCGTCTTCGTTGATCATGCTCTGGGATAGCTTGCGGGAGAAAGGATTTCAGGTTCGAGGCGATCTGACTTTAGCTTCTGAGTATCCTGGACTTCGACCTGTGGAAGATACGGAATGGGGACAGGCTTATCTCGATCGAATTGTGAGTTTTCGGATTGTCGATGGTTTGACGAGTGCGATCGACTGGATCAATCACTACAGTAGTGGTCATGCGGATTGTTTGGTAAGTGAGTCTTATCCGGAATGTCGGCAATTCGCGATCGAGGTCAATAGTGCTTCGACTTATATCAATGCGTCCCCTCGGTTCTATCGCAATCCGAAGCGGGGAGATGCCATCTTTCTCGGAATGTCAAATCAGAAAGGACATCGACGGGGATTGATTGGATTAGATACATTAACAACTGTGAAACATATTGTTCAAGGCAACGGGTAA
- a CDS encoding hypothetical protein (hypothetical protein Aazo_4298;~similar to AA sequence:cyanobase_aa:LBDG_39920) codes for MEFIPPQRYQPPFNKTLTRLVHTQKHHKIDLATDYPCPCRRRGRLIPIALTEAFGCNRCQQIFVVEENGCVIEQLATTYPYKRSWRWTGHQWNVVQPGLGDSYLPLALGILLVLLSIWLPVALHSPSGASIMLWAIVALVLAVLPALMVWLAYRR; via the coding sequence GTGGAATTTATCCCGCCGCAACGATATCAACCTCCATTTAATAAAACTCTCACCCGACTTGTGCATACCCAGAAGCATCACAAGATAGATTTAGCCACGGATTATCCTTGTCCGTGCCGTCGTCGCGGTCGCCTAATTCCGATCGCGCTCACCGAAGCGTTTGGTTGTAATCGCTGTCAACAGATTTTCGTCGTCGAAGAAAACGGCTGTGTGATTGAACAACTCGCCACCACGTATCCGTACAAGCGATCGTGGCGCTGGACAGGACATCAATGGAACGTCGTGCAACCGGGACTGGGCGATAGTTATCTGCCTTTGGCACTCGGTATCCTGCTCGTTCTGTTGAGTATTTGGCTACCTGTTGCGCTCCATTCGCCATCCGGAGCCAGTATTATGTTGTGGGCGATCGTGGCATTGGTGTTAGCCGTGCTGCCCGCGCTCATGGTTTGGTTAGCTTATCGGCGGTAG
- a CDS encoding translation initiation factor Sui1 (similar to AA sequence:cyanobase_aa:LBDG_39910), translated as MAKKSKPSDPDRVVYSEFGHSEVFERAVPDLPPNQQNVRIQVSRKGRGGKTVSVVSGFQSKPETLNDLAKKLKAQCGTGGAVKDDTIEIQGDHAQKLLQILTGLGYKAKISGG; from the coding sequence ATGGCAAAAAAATCGAAGCCAAGCGACCCAGATCGTGTCGTTTATTCCGAGTTTGGTCATTCCGAAGTTTTTGAAAGAGCCGTTCCCGATCTGCCTCCGAATCAGCAGAATGTAAGAATTCAAGTATCGCGCAAAGGACGCGGTGGTAAAACGGTTTCGGTGGTTTCTGGATTTCAGAGTAAACCAGAGACGCTGAACGATTTAGCGAAGAAATTAAAGGCGCAGTGTGGAACGGGGGGAGCCGTCAAAGACGATACGATCGAGATTCAAGGAGACCACGCTCAAAAATTGCTGCAAATTCTCACAGGCTTGGGATACAAAGCGAAAATTAGCGGAGGTTAA
- a CDS encoding hypothetical protein (similar to AA sequence:cyanobase_aa:LBDG_16730), which translates to MTSSTRILMCAPDHYDVDYVINPWMEGNIHKSSRDRAVEQWQGLHQLIKQHAIVDLVTPEKGVPDMVFTANAGLVLGDTAVLSRFYHKERQGEEPYFKAWFENNGFTVHELPPELPFEGAGDALFDREGRWLWAGYGFRSELDSHPYLAKWLDVEVLSLRLMDDRFYHLDTCFCPLKDGYLLYYPPAFDAYSNRLIEMRVPAEKRIAIAEPDAVNFACNAVNIDHIVIMNKASKELKQQLANAGFEVLETPLTEFLKAGGAAKCLTLRVTEPVRVELHASATIESRVVQLEGHLLDSGVINRALDVIVEAGGSFQVLNFNLGTQRQSTSSAEVKVTAPSHDVMETIMSQLIDLGALPRPQEICDAELEPVVQDGVAPDDFYVTTIYPTEVRVNCEWVKVDRQRMDGAIAVSSDGKSAQCKLLRDLTTSDRVVVGVEGIRTIRKASTRDQRNTQEFSFMGAGVSSERRVELVVEQIAWELRQIRDQGGRVVVTAGPVVIHTGGGEHLAKLIREGYVQALLGGNAIAVHDMEQSLLGTSLGVDMKRGVSVRGGHRHHLKVINTVRRYGSIAKTVEAGVLKGGILYECVRNNVPFSLAGSIRDDGPLPDTKMDLIEAQEDYARLIEGADMILMLSSMLHSIGVGNMTPSGVKMVCVDINPAVVTKLSDRGSIESVGVVTDVGLFLSLLVQQLEKLTNPYQVPQTV; encoded by the coding sequence ATGACCTCCTCGACTCGGATTCTGATGTGTGCGCCCGATCATTACGACGTGGATTACGTGATTAATCCGTGGATGGAAGGCAATATTCACAAATCTTCTCGCGATCGCGCTGTGGAACAATGGCAAGGACTTCATCAACTGATTAAGCAACATGCGATCGTCGATTTGGTGACTCCCGAAAAAGGCGTTCCAGATATGGTTTTCACCGCGAATGCAGGCTTAGTTCTCGGTGATACGGCAGTCTTAAGTCGGTTCTATCACAAAGAGCGCCAAGGCGAAGAACCGTACTTCAAAGCTTGGTTTGAGAACAATGGATTTACCGTTCATGAATTGCCGCCAGAATTGCCGTTTGAAGGCGCGGGAGATGCACTGTTCGATCGAGAAGGTCGCTGGCTCTGGGCTGGATATGGTTTTCGCTCAGAGCTTGATTCGCATCCGTATCTAGCAAAATGGCTCGATGTTGAGGTCTTATCACTGCGATTGATGGACGATCGCTTTTATCATCTCGATACTTGCTTCTGTCCATTAAAAGATGGCTATCTACTGTACTATCCGCCTGCGTTTGATGCGTACTCGAATCGATTGATCGAGATGCGAGTTCCAGCCGAGAAAAGAATTGCGATCGCAGAACCCGATGCGGTGAACTTCGCTTGTAATGCGGTGAACATTGACCACATTGTGATCATGAACAAAGCCAGCAAAGAGCTTAAACAACAATTAGCTAATGCAGGGTTTGAAGTTCTCGAAACGCCGCTGACAGAATTTCTCAAAGCAGGGGGAGCCGCGAAATGTTTAACGTTGCGAGTCACTGAACCTGTGCGCGTTGAACTTCATGCAAGTGCGACGATCGAAAGTCGTGTAGTTCAACTCGAAGGACATTTACTCGATTCGGGTGTGATCAATCGAGCACTTGATGTAATTGTTGAAGCGGGTGGTAGCTTCCAAGTTCTAAACTTTAACTTAGGCACTCAGCGACAAAGTACTTCATCCGCAGAAGTAAAAGTTACGGCTCCCTCTCATGACGTGATGGAAACAATCATGTCGCAATTGATTGATCTTGGCGCATTACCGCGTCCGCAGGAAATTTGTGATGCAGAACTTGAACCTGTTGTGCAGGATGGAGTCGCACCCGATGATTTCTATGTGACGACTATCTATCCGACTGAAGTTCGCGTGAATTGTGAATGGGTGAAAGTCGATCGACAAAGAATGGATGGCGCGATCGCAGTTTCTTCAGACGGTAAGAGCGCTCAATGTAAGTTGTTAAGGGATTTGACAACCAGCGATCGAGTGGTGGTTGGGGTTGAAGGAATTCGCACGATTCGCAAAGCTTCCACACGCGATCAACGCAACACTCAAGAATTCAGCTTCATGGGCGCAGGGGTCTCAAGCGAACGGCGAGTTGAATTAGTCGTGGAACAGATTGCTTGGGAACTGCGGCAAATTCGCGATCAAGGCGGGCGTGTTGTTGTGACTGCTGGACCTGTGGTGATTCATACCGGGGGCGGCGAACATTTAGCGAAGTTGATTCGAGAAGGCTATGTTCAAGCACTTTTAGGCGGAAATGCGATCGCAGTTCACGACATGGAACAATCGTTGCTCGGAACATCGTTGGGTGTTGACATGAAGCGGGGTGTTTCGGTTCGAGGGGGACATCGCCATCATTTGAAAGTGATCAACACTGTGAGACGTTACGGTAGCATTGCCAAAACCGTTGAGGCAGGTGTTCTTAAAGGTGGCATTCTCTATGAGTGCGTTCGTAACAACGTTCCATTCTCGTTAGCGGGATCAATTCGAGATGATGGACCGTTACCAGACACGAAGATGGATCTGATCGAAGCGCAAGAAGATTACGCTCGCTTGATTGAAGGGGCAGATATGATTCTGATGTTGTCTTCGATGTTGCACTCGATCGGGGTTGGCAATATGACTCCATCAGGCGTGAAGATGGTTTGTGTTGATATCAATCCAGCGGTTGTGACGAAACTCAGCGATCGAGGGTCGATCGAGTCGGTCGGTGTCGTCACGGATGTGGGATTATTCTTGAGCTTGCTGGTTCAACAGCTTGAGAAATTGACCAATCCTTACCAAGTTCCGCAAACAGTCTAA